CTTCTTCTTTTGACTTGCCTTCTTTCAGCAGGCGACCGACCTGGGCGGTGAGGCCGTTAACGACACCTTTACCCCGCTGATTTTTGGGTAATTGCCAGTAGATGGCGGAGGCCAACTGAGAAGCTTCGCCAAAGGCAGCCGCACTTTTGCGGGAGCGGGCAAAGCGGGGATCGGTGCGGAAGCGTTTGCAGTTCAGGGAACTTTTCTTTCTAGCCAAATACTGGCCTTCCATTTTGTAAAAGGTGATATCATCGATGGTGCCGGTGAAGAAGAGTGGGCCTGCTTGTCGTGCCATTGGTGTATTGATTATTGGTTACTGATTATTGCTAACTACTTTAGTAAATTTACGCCTTCTCTTCTGCCTGTACAAGCTTTGTTATGGCTTTAGTTATACACATGTTTACTGGTTGTAATACGGGCTGTTTACCTATCTTTTCTGACCTATAATAATCCCAAGAGAGGCCCTGATACGGAGTAAGGGAGGAGGCCATACGGAGTAACCTAGTATTCTATACGGAGTAACTATAAAGGCACAGAGGAGTGGCCATGAAGGAACAGAGGAGTAGCAGGCAAGGAACAAGGGAATAATGAACAAGGAACAAGGAATGATGAAGGCAGAAGGAATGGAATTGGGGAGATTTAGGGATGAGGAAGATAGATAAGCGGAAATGAATTTTATTAACTCAGTATTCTTGATTGCGTGAGAGCAGATGGTGAAACAAGTTCAGCATGACAGTAAGTGGTATTACAAATGGCAAACAGGTTGAAAGTAGAAGGGGAAGCAAAAAACTTGAAACCAGAAACTTCGCTTCCTTTCCTCCTTTCCTCTGCGCGAACCCCCTCTCTTTAAATCTTGGCGCAGATATTGTTAAATAGCGGCGGTTATAACTATTTAAACTTCAAGCCAATACTTACATTTGCGCATGCAGGAAATGATTGATGCGGTTTCAGCCGTATATAAAAGCTGGGCAGGACAAGAGCCCACACAAGTTGATGTTTTACCGCAGTCGGGTAGCGATCGCCGCTACTTCCGGTTGCACGGGGGCGAAAAGCCGGTAATTGCCACCTACGGTGCCAATATACCCGAGAATGACTCCTTTATCTATTTCTCCACACAGTTTAAGAATAAAGAGCTACACGTGCCTAAAGTACTGGCCGTGGGCGAGGATCGGACCATTTACCTGCAGGAAGACCTTGGTGATGTCTCTTTATTAAACGTACTGGAAGCTAAAGGTTTTACCCAGGAAGTGTATGATAAGTTTAAGGAAAGCCTGCATCAGCTGGCGCGCCTGCAAGTGCTGGGCGATGAGGGGCTGGATTACGATAAATGTCTGACCAATAAAGAATTCGGCAAGCAAGCCATTATGGCTGATCTGCTGTATTTTAAATACTATTTCTTAGATGGCCTGCGCAAGCCATACGATAAGCAAAAGCTGATCGACGATTTTGAGGCGCTGAGTAGCTACCTGACGTTTACGGAGTACAAGTTCTTTATGTTCCGCGACTTCCAGAGCCGTAATATCATGGTGAGGGAAGATGGCAGCACCTACTTTATCGATTATCAGGGCGGTATGAAGGGCGCGCCGCAGTATGATGTGGCTAGTGCTATTTGGCAAGCGCGTGCCAATCTTCCAGACGACTGGAAACACAGCTTGCTGGAAGACTACATGGACTACTTCGAGCACATTATTGAAAAGCCATTGAACAAAGAGGCCTTCCGTAGCCAGTATAATGGTTATGTATTGATCCGCCTGCTGCAGGTGTTGGGTGCCTATGGTTTTAGAGGCTTGTTTGAGCGTAAAGCACAATTCCTGACCTCTATTCCACAGGCATTGCAAAACCTGAAATGGTTTATGGAAAATGAGACCATGGGTATTGTTCTGACGGAGTTTCGTAAAGTGCTGGAAATATGTACCGACGAAGAGATTGTTCAACGTTTTACTCCTATACAGGCCAATGAAAACACACCGTTGGTAGTGAAGATCTGTTCCTTCTCTTATAAGAAAGGTATACCGGAAGATGCCAGTGGAAATGGTGGTGGCTTTGTGTTTGACTGCCGTGGTGTTGATAATCCGGGTCGTCTTGAAGCTTACAAAACGCAGCATGGTCGTGATAAGGGGGTGATGGAATTCCTGGAGCGTCAAACGCGCATGCAGGATTTTCTCAACTCTGTTTATGATATTGTTGACATTAGTGTGGAGCAATACATTCAGCGTGGTTTTTCCAACTTGGCGGTAAACTTTGGTTGTACCGGTGGTCAGCACCGCAGTGTATATGCTGCTGATGCTTTGGCCCGTCACTTAAAAAATAAGTACAAGGTGAAGATTGATCTGTGTCATGTGGTACAGGAGGCAAAGAATTGGGAGAATCCGTTGCCGGCTGGCTATAAAGGCGAGGAAATAAATAAAGAATAAAAAAAGGCTACAAGCTGCAAGCTACACGCTGCAAGCGGCCCCTCCCGGCCTCCCTGAAGGGGAGGAGGCAGCGCACAAAACCAGAAGAACAAATAGTTTTAGAATTTTATCCAGCATCAATATGAAAGCAATGATTTTTGCGGCAGGTTTGGGAACAAGGTTTAAGCCTTGGACTGACAAACATCCAAAAGCACTGGCCGTCATTAATGGCAAGTCGCTTCTGCAACGCAATATTGAATATTTACAACAATACGGTATCACCGATGTGGTGGTTAATGTGCACCACTTTGCCGACCAGATCGTTGATGCGGTGGAAGCCAATAAAGGCTGGGGTAGTACGATTACGATTAGTGATGAAAGTGATGTGGTATTGGAAACCGGTGGCGGCTTGTTGAAAGCAAAACCACTTTTAGGGCATCAAACCTTTGTGAGTGTGAATGCTGATATTCTGACCGACCTGGACTTACACAAGATGATGGCGTATCATCAGCAGCATAAATCCCTGATCACTATTGCTACTACTGATCGTACTACATCGCGCTATTTCCTGTTTGATGAGAACAATCGCCTGTGTGGCTGGCGTAATGCCAAGTCCGGCGAAGAACGAATCTCTATACGCAAACCTGGGTTAGTAGAGAAGGCCTATAGCACAGTAGCCATCTTTGAGCCCGAGGTATTCCAATTGATCCCTTTTACAGGTAAATTCTCCCTGGTAGATGTATACCTGGCTTTAGCTCCAGAGCACTTGATCTTAGGTTATGATCACAGCGGCGATAAACTGCTGGATGTAGGCAAACCTGAAAGTGTAGCTGTGGCAGAAAGCCTTTTTCCTTAATCATTACCAGACATCACAAAAGGTGAAGGAAAGCAAAGAAAGTGTAAAGACTTTCGTAGCTTGTATGAATCTTGTTTTTAGAAGAATTGTTTAGTTTAAAATTAGCCTTGTTATAATGAAGAAAGTATGTCTCACCCTTTTGGCCAATGGCTTATTACTAGCGGCCTTTGCACAATCAACCGCACCAGTAGCTACACAGCCTAAAACGGCTCAATCAAAGTACGATCAACACGAAGCATTCAACCCCGTTTTTTATACGCAAGGAAGTACGCCCTATCGCAGTACTTCTGGTGAGCCAGGCGCACAGTATTGGCAGAACCGTGCTGATTATAAACTGAATGCTACACTGGATACCATTGCTCATAAGGTGAGTGGTAATGTAGAAATTACTTATACCAATAACAGTCCTGACAACCTGAAGTTCTTATGGCTACAGGTAGACCAAAACATTTATAAAGAAGGATCACGTGGGTCGGCTACCACTACACAAACGGGTGGTCGTTGGGCCAACGCTAAGTTTACGGAAGGAGAAGCCATTCAATCTATTAGCGTAGAAATTGATGGTAAGAAAGCTACGCCAGAATACACGATCACGGATACACGTATGCAGGTATGGCTGCCACAGGCGCTGAAAAGCGGTGGTAAAAAAGCGAAGCTGAATATTGCATTTGAGTTTATAGTACCAGAATATGGTACTGACCGTATGGGCCGCCTGAATACCCGTAATGGTATGATCTATGAGATAGCGCAATGGTTTCCACGCCTGGCCGTATATGATGATGTGCAAGGTTGGAACACCCTGCCTTACGTAGGGGCTGGTGAGTTTTACCTTGAGTATGGCGACTACGATGTAGCCATTACTGCTCCTGCTAATATGATTGTGGTGAGCTCTGGTGAGATGACGAATGAAAAAGAAGTATTGACAGCTGCACAGCAAACTCGCTTGACGCAGGCACGTAGTAGTGACAAAACAGTTACGTTGCGTAGTGCTGAAGAAGTAACCAATCCCTCTTCCCGCCCTTCGGGTAAAAACCTGACTTGGCGCTTCCGCATACAGAACTCCCGCGATGTAGCCTGGGCTGCCTCACGATCTTTTGTGTGGGATGCTGCCCGCATCAATCTTCCTAGCGGTAAGAAGGCCTTAGCCATGAGTGCTTATCCTGCTGAAAGCATCAAGAAAGATGGCTGGCAGCGTAGTACTGAAATGGTAAAAGGCTCTATTGAGCATTATTCTAAAATGTGGTTTGAATATCCTTATCCTGTTATGGTAAACGTAGCTGGTATAGTAGGCGGTATGGAATATCCGGGTATTGTATTCTGCAGTCACACCGATACGGGGGTTGGATTGTGGGGTGTTACGGATCATGAAGTAGGGCATACCTGGTTCCCGATGATCGTAGGTAGCAACGAACGCAAATATGCCTGGATGGATGAAGGCTTCAACACCTTTATCAATGGGCTATCTACCAAAGAGTTTAATAAGGGTGAGTATGCTAACTTCTCTTACTTCCCTGGCGAGGATATTACACCTTATGTGTTCAGCGATAAGATGGATCCTCTGTTAACTGCTCCTGATGTGATTCAGCAAGACAATCTTGGTATTGCTGCTTATGAAAAGCCCTCTATGATGCTGAATGCATTACGGGATGTGGTGTTAGGCCAGGAGCGTTTTGATCGTGCTTTTAGAGAATACGTTAGCCGCTGGGCTTTTAAGCATCCTACACAGTGGGATTTCTTCCATACCATAGAGAATGTAAGTGGTGAAGACCTGGGCTGGTTCTGGAGAGGCTGGGTGGTAAACAACTGGAAGTTTGATGTAGGTCTGAAAGGAGTTACATATATAGAAGAAAAGCCAGAGAATGGTGCTGCTATCACTGTCGGCTTGCGTGAGCAAATGCCAATGCCAGTTCCGGTATTGATTAAAGAGGCCAATGGAAAAGAGCACCGTATGACATTGCCAGTAGAAGTATGGCAACGTGGTAGCGATTGGACCTTTATGGTACCAACCACTAGTCGTGTTACAGAAGTGGTATTAGACCCTGATAAAAAATTACCAGATGTTGATCGTCAGAACAACACGGTGAAAAGAACCTTCTAATAAATAGAGCCCCTCATGTGAGGGGTTCTTTATTTAATGCCCTTAAGGCGAGTTGTGTTGATAGTTGGCAGAGGACAGTTGGCAGAGGATAGTTGACAGTTGATAGATGGCAGTGTCTACTATCATTTGTCAACTGTTCTTTGTCATCGTATAGTCGTACTGAATAACTTAAATGGTATAACGTATTCGGTACAGAAGTTGCGACCATAGATGGTATTATAAATGCCACTTCTATCAGAGCCATACAATAATGTCTATTCCTAAGATCATCCACCAAACATTTAAAGCGGCTCAACTACCTTTTATTACACGGTGGCATATCAACCGTTTCCGCAAGAAGAATCCTGGCTATCGTTATGCGTTTTATGATGATGAACAGGTAGATGCTTTCTTTGAGAAAGAATATAGAGGAGAGATCTATAAAGCGTATCAGAAAATAAATATTGGTGCCGCAAAGGCCGATCTGTTTCGATATGCCATACTATATAAAGAAGGTGGCATTTATTTAGACATTGATAGTTACATTAACAGCAACCTGGATACACTTATTCAACAAGACGATAACGCCATTCTTTCACTAGAGCGTCATCATGATTATTATGCGCAATGGGCTTTGCTCTATGCACCAGGACATCCATTCTTAAAAAGAACATTGGAGTTAGTGGTTGATAATATTCTCCTGAATAAATTTCCTTATAGTGTGCATGGTATGACGGGGCCCGGTGTGTATACGCAGGCTGTAAATGAGTGTTTGCGGGAAGATCCTGCTATTTCTTATCGTCTTGTTGGCAGGGATTATGGCAAGTACTTTACTGTGAAATACAAGCTGGCGAAATTCTTCTTATACAAAAAGCGGAGTGACCATTGGAAGCAGCTGCAACAACGGGAACCTGTACTAAAGCCAGAAGCTGTTAAAGCTGGTTAGATTATAATAATACATATTCGTAGGTGAACTATCTGCTTAATAGCTTTATGTTTAATTATAATTAGCAACTATAGAAATGGAAATAACAACGAGTAGCATTCCGTTTACAACCATCGACTGGACAGCTGTTCCAAAAATAGAACATAAAGGGGAAACGGGTGTAGCCTATTGGCAAACGCTCCAATTCCCCGGTCTAAGGGTTCGTATCGTAGAATATTCAGCGGGTTACCTGGCCGACCATTGGTGTCAGAAGGGGCATATTGTACATTGTCTTGAAGGCGAGTTGGCAACAGAGCAGGAAAGTGGTGCAGTCTTTACGCTACGAGGAGGCATGACCTATATTGTTTCTGATGAGTTGAGCTCTCACCGTTCTGTAACAAAAGAAAAGGTAAAGTTGTTGATAATTGATGGTGACTTTTTGAAGTCGGTGAAATAGGATGCACTGTGTTTAGATAGTCGACAATTATTTCAAAAGATTATAGTAGGCTGTATGTTTACCAATAAGATTAGGTGTCAACAATGGACAAACTGTTTTTGCTAAAACCGGGATTCAACGATGCGGCTGTAGATCAGGAAGGAAGAAAATATTACTGCCCTTCTTGTGCAGCCATTGAAGGAGTATTGTATTATTATCCGCAACTGAGAGAAAAGCTGGAGGTTATCTATATTGATTTCCCGAGGCCTCGAAAGGGAATAATTGAATTGTTGGGAGAAGAGCGTCAGGGTTGCCCGGTTCTGGTGATTGATGAAAGTAGGGATGCGGCAATAGCTGCTGACTCAGTAAAAGAAGCTAATGGCAGAAAGTTTATTAATACTGCGACAGATATAATGAACCATTTAGCTACGAATTATAATGTAGGGTATCCGCACCCATAAAATGGTATTAGCCGCATAGAGCTGATCAATGGCAATCTATTATAATAGGTAATAAGATTTTGTCATTATACTCTGCGTCGGTCAAAAATGGACGTTCACAAAATTTTAAGAAAAAAGTTTTCAAAAACATTTGGCGGGTAACACCGATTCCCTGTATCTTTGCGCTCCGCTTTTGAAAAATAGCTGCTCTTTAAATAACTGGTCTTCAATACTTTATAAACGTTTTCATCGTTGAAAAAAGTGGAAAAGAAATAAAAAAAGTTTTGGCGGAATGGAACAGAGGTTGTAGTTTTGCACTCCCAATCGAAAAACGGGGCTGCGGAAAACGCCGCAGGTTCTTTAAAAAACCAGTTGAAATTTAAGTGTGACATCACGGTCTGAAGGTTCATAACCTTATCACTTACACAAGCCATCTACGGGTGGTAAGTTCTTTGAAAGTTTGGAAGCAACAGCACGTTTTACTGAAAAGTAAAACAACATTAGGTAGGTCAAGCAATAGAATTTACAGATTGATTGACTCGTTAATTTACTCTTTTTGAGAATTTTAATAGTCAGGACAGTCAAACAACTCATTTACAATGGAGAGTTTGATCCTGGCTCAGGATGAACGCTAGCGGCAGGCTTAATACATGCAAGTCGAGGGGCAGCAGGGTGGTAGCAATACCATTGCTGGCGACCGGCAAACGGGTGCGGAACACGTACGCAATCTACCCATAACTGGGGCATAGCCCTCCGAAAGGAGGATTAATACCTCGTAACCTCTGGGGGTGGCATCACCTCTTTAGTATAGCTCCGGCGGTTATGGATGAGCGTGCGGCTGATTAGGTAGTTGGCGGGGTAACGGCCCACCAAGCCTGCGATCAGTAACTGGTGTGAGAGCACGACCAGTCACACGGGCACTGAGACACGGGCCCGACTCCTACGGGAGGCAGCAGTAAGGAATATTGGTCAATGGAGGCAACTCTGAACCAGCCATGCCGCGTGAAGGATGAAGGTCCTCTGGATTGTAAACTTCTTTTACAGGGGAAGAAACCACTTTTTTCCAAGAGTGTTGACGGTACCCTGGGAATAAGCACCGGCTAACTCCGTGCCAGCAGCCGCGGTAATACGGAGGGTGCAAGCGTTATCCGGATTCACTGGGTTTAAAGGGTGCGTAGGAGGGCAGGGAAGTCCGTGGTGAAATCCTAGAGCTTAACTCTAGAACTGCCGTGGATACTCTCTGTCTTGAATCCCGTGGAGATGAGCGGAATATGTCATGTAGCGGTGAAATGCTTAGATATGACATAGAACACCAATTGCGAAGGCAGCTCGTTACACGAAGATTGACTCTGAGGCACGAAAGCGTGGGGATCAAACAGGATTAGATACCCTGGTAGTCCACGCCCTAAACTATGGATACTCGACATACGCGATACACTGTGTGTGTCTGAGCGAAAGCATTAAGTATCCCACCTGGGAAGTACGACCGCAAGGTTGAAACTCAAAGGAATTGGCGGGGGTCCGCACAAGCGGTGGAGCATGTGGTTTAATTCGATGATACGCGAGGAACCTTACCTGGGCTAGAATGCTGGTGGACCGTGGGTGAAAGCTCACTTTGTAGCAATACACCGCCAGTAAGGTGCTGCATGGCTGTCGTCAGCTCGTGCCGTGAGGTGTTGGGTTAAGTCCCGCAACGAGCGCAACCCCCATCACTAGTTGCCATCAGGTAACGCTGGGAACTCTAGTGAAACTGCCGTCGTAAGACGCGAGGAAGGAGGGGATGATGTCAAGTCATCATGGCCTTTATGCCCAGGGCTACACACGTGCTACAATGGGGCGTACAAAGGGCTGCCACTTAGCGATAAGGAGCCAATCCCAAAAAACGCCTCTCAGTTCAGATTGGAGTCTGCAACTCGACTCCATGAAGCTGGAATCGCTAGTAATCGTATATCAGCAATGATACGGTGAATACGTTCCCGGACCTTGCACACACCGCCCGTCAAGCCATGGAAGCCGGGTGTACCTAAAGTCGGTAACCGCAAGGAGCCGCCTAGGGTAAAACTGGTAACTGGGGCTAAGTCGTAACAAGGTAGCCGTATCGGAAGGTGCGGCTGGAATACCTCCTTTTTAGAGCTTAGCAACCTACGCTAAGCTGTTGTTTCCAAAATCTTTCAAATAAAAAGTTCTTTTACAAACCAAAAGTAACCCGAACACAGAACGCGACGGGGCTACACCGGACAAAAACAGATCCGTAGCTCAGCCTGGTTAGAGCACTACACTGATAATGTAGGGGTCAGCAGTTCAAATCTGCTCGGGTCTACCAACAAAAGCTGTTGAGAAGTGGAGTAAGTGGAAAAGTTGATTCGACTGATCACTTTGCCAACTGAAGCAACGATCAACCAAAATTTGGGGGGTTAGCTCAGCTGGCTAGAGCACCTGCCTTGCACGCAGGGGGTCATCGGTTCGACTCCGATATCCTCCACCAAACTTGAGAGTTCTTTTTATATTAAGATGTTGCTTACTAAACTTTAGTAGGGCTAGGGGTTCGCAACCCAATCATCTTCCAGGTCATTAGCTAATCAGCTAATTGACTAAGTTCTTTGACATATTGGAAAAATCAAAAAAGTTGTTAGACGAAAGAGTCTATTTTTTTTATCGATCACATTAATTTTTTGCATCATCAAGTAATTGGTGGTCTGAAGTTGGTGGTC
This genomic interval from Flavisolibacter tropicus contains the following:
- a CDS encoding DUF3088 domain-containing protein, producing MDKLFLLKPGFNDAAVDQEGRKYYCPSCAAIEGVLYYYPQLREKLEVIYIDFPRPRKGIIELLGEERQGCPVLVIDESRDAAIAADSVKEANGRKFINTATDIMNHLATNYNVGYPHP
- a CDS encoding M1 family metallopeptidase, which translates into the protein MKKVCLTLLANGLLLAAFAQSTAPVATQPKTAQSKYDQHEAFNPVFYTQGSTPYRSTSGEPGAQYWQNRADYKLNATLDTIAHKVSGNVEITYTNNSPDNLKFLWLQVDQNIYKEGSRGSATTTQTGGRWANAKFTEGEAIQSISVEIDGKKATPEYTITDTRMQVWLPQALKSGGKKAKLNIAFEFIVPEYGTDRMGRLNTRNGMIYEIAQWFPRLAVYDDVQGWNTLPYVGAGEFYLEYGDYDVAITAPANMIVVSSGEMTNEKEVLTAAQQTRLTQARSSDKTVTLRSAEEVTNPSSRPSGKNLTWRFRIQNSRDVAWAASRSFVWDAARINLPSGKKALAMSAYPAESIKKDGWQRSTEMVKGSIEHYSKMWFEYPYPVMVNVAGIVGGMEYPGIVFCSHTDTGVGLWGVTDHEVGHTWFPMIVGSNERKYAWMDEGFNTFINGLSTKEFNKGEYANFSYFPGEDITPYVFSDKMDPLLTAPDVIQQDNLGIAAYEKPSMMLNALRDVVLGQERFDRAFREYVSRWAFKHPTQWDFFHTIENVSGEDLGWFWRGWVVNNWKFDVGLKGVTYIEEKPENGAAITVGLREQMPMPVPVLIKEANGKEHRMTLPVEVWQRGSDWTFMVPTTSRVTEVVLDPDKKLPDVDRQNNTVKRTF
- a CDS encoding glycosyltransferase family 32 protein, whose product is MSIPKIIHQTFKAAQLPFITRWHINRFRKKNPGYRYAFYDDEQVDAFFEKEYRGEIYKAYQKINIGAAKADLFRYAILYKEGGIYLDIDSYINSNLDTLIQQDDNAILSLERHHDYYAQWALLYAPGHPFLKRTLELVVDNILLNKFPYSVHGMTGPGVYTQAVNECLREDPAISYRLVGRDYGKYFTVKYKLAKFFLYKKRSDHWKQLQQREPVLKPEAVKAG
- a CDS encoding DHCW motif cupin fold protein, which translates into the protein MEITTSSIPFTTIDWTAVPKIEHKGETGVAYWQTLQFPGLRVRIVEYSAGYLADHWCQKGHIVHCLEGELATEQESGAVFTLRGGMTYIVSDELSSHRSVTKEKVKLLIIDGDFLKSVK
- a CDS encoding phosphotransferase, producing the protein MQEMIDAVSAVYKSWAGQEPTQVDVLPQSGSDRRYFRLHGGEKPVIATYGANIPENDSFIYFSTQFKNKELHVPKVLAVGEDRTIYLQEDLGDVSLLNVLEAKGFTQEVYDKFKESLHQLARLQVLGDEGLDYDKCLTNKEFGKQAIMADLLYFKYYFLDGLRKPYDKQKLIDDFEALSSYLTFTEYKFFMFRDFQSRNIMVREDGSTYFIDYQGGMKGAPQYDVASAIWQARANLPDDWKHSLLEDYMDYFEHIIEKPLNKEAFRSQYNGYVLIRLLQVLGAYGFRGLFERKAQFLTSIPQALQNLKWFMENETMGIVLTEFRKVLEICTDEEIVQRFTPIQANENTPLVVKICSFSYKKGIPEDASGNGGGFVFDCRGVDNPGRLEAYKTQHGRDKGVMEFLERQTRMQDFLNSVYDIVDISVEQYIQRGFSNLAVNFGCTGGQHRSVYAADALARHLKNKYKVKIDLCHVVQEAKNWENPLPAGYKGEEINKE
- a CDS encoding nucleotidyltransferase family protein, with the protein product MKAMIFAAGLGTRFKPWTDKHPKALAVINGKSLLQRNIEYLQQYGITDVVVNVHHFADQIVDAVEANKGWGSTITISDESDVVLETGGGLLKAKPLLGHQTFVSVNADILTDLDLHKMMAYHQQHKSLITIATTDRTTSRYFLFDENNRLCGWRNAKSGEERISIRKPGLVEKAYSTVAIFEPEVFQLIPFTGKFSLVDVYLALAPEHLILGYDHSGDKLLDVGKPESVAVAESLFP